One genomic window of Arthrobacter caoxuetaonis includes the following:
- a CDS encoding NADPH:quinone reductase, with product MKAIVYSEPGASSVLSLTERGVADPGPGEVRVRITVSGVNPTDWKARAGGVPFPEVVPNQDGAGVVDAVGEGVEGLQPGDRVWVFLAAHGRPTGTAQEYAVLPAGRVVPLPDGVGFDVGASIGVPAMTAHRALTVHEFGPSRLSPGALAGRTVLVQGGAGAVGHAAIQLAAWAGADVIATVSSDAKAALARAAGARHIVRYPDGSEADRIREIAPDGVDHIVEVSPAQNAELDVEVIANHGSVAYYADNGGGEFTAPVRPSFAKNVRWQGVLIYTVGEQAQQAAAEDITAALGDGALPVGEDAGLPLTWFPLEETAAAHDAVENGATGKVLIRVAD from the coding sequence ATGAAAGCAATCGTCTACTCCGAGCCCGGAGCGTCCTCTGTCCTCTCCCTCACCGAGCGCGGGGTTGCCGATCCCGGCCCCGGCGAAGTGCGGGTCCGCATCACCGTATCCGGGGTGAACCCCACCGACTGGAAGGCCCGCGCCGGCGGTGTTCCCTTCCCCGAAGTGGTACCCAACCAGGACGGCGCCGGCGTTGTCGACGCTGTTGGCGAGGGCGTTGAGGGGCTGCAGCCCGGGGACCGCGTGTGGGTGTTCCTGGCCGCCCACGGCCGTCCCACGGGAACCGCACAGGAATACGCAGTCCTCCCCGCCGGTCGTGTGGTCCCGCTGCCGGACGGGGTGGGTTTCGACGTCGGTGCAAGCATCGGCGTGCCGGCCATGACGGCCCACCGTGCGCTCACGGTGCACGAGTTTGGACCGTCCCGGCTGTCTCCCGGGGCGCTCGCCGGCCGGACGGTGCTGGTCCAGGGCGGTGCCGGCGCCGTGGGGCATGCCGCGATCCAGCTTGCCGCCTGGGCGGGAGCGGACGTCATTGCAACGGTGAGCTCTGACGCGAAGGCAGCGCTGGCCCGTGCTGCCGGAGCCCGGCACATTGTCCGATATCCCGACGGCTCCGAAGCGGACCGCATCCGCGAGATCGCGCCCGACGGCGTCGATCACATTGTGGAGGTGTCCCCGGCGCAGAACGCGGAGCTCGACGTCGAGGTGATCGCCAACCACGGCAGTGTGGCCTACTACGCGGACAACGGCGGCGGGGAGTTCACCGCGCCGGTTCGCCCGAGCTTCGCCAAGAACGTCCGCTGGCAGGGTGTACTCATCTACACGGTAGGGGAGCAGGCGCAGCAGGCCGCAGCCGAGGACATCACGGCAGCGCTGGGCGACGGCGCGCTTCCGGTGGGCGAGGACGCGGGCCTGCCGCTGACCTGGTTCCCGCTGGAGGAAACCGCTGCCGCGCACGACGCCGTGGAGAACGGTGCCACCGGCAAGGTCCTGATCCGGGTGGCGGACTGA
- a CDS encoding ABC transporter substrate-binding protein, whose product MIAMLVSASGCGRSAEPAVGGGNSTSAATDADATAESLVPADLKEKGVLKAATAEGYPPMEMYKEGTTELIGVDPELAELIAGQLGLEFEITNASFPGLIPGLQSNQWDIAISSMSDTEERRQAVDFVDYFVAGGAIMVNKGNPEGITNISDLCGLNVVGAKGSSNLAILQDYSESECSEPMTISESEDAPTGLLQLDTGRAVATVVDYPVAAELAAKSGKYEVLEEQYEAGPWGIAIDKSDPELTNAVKTALQELIEDGRYQTLLEKYGVANAGVEVAEINAGQ is encoded by the coding sequence ATGATTGCGATGTTGGTCTCGGCGTCCGGATGCGGCAGGTCCGCAGAGCCTGCAGTCGGCGGCGGCAATTCGACGTCAGCCGCGACGGATGCAGACGCAACAGCCGAAAGCCTCGTTCCGGCTGATCTCAAGGAGAAAGGCGTCCTCAAGGCCGCGACCGCCGAGGGGTATCCCCCGATGGAGATGTACAAGGAGGGCACCACCGAGTTGATCGGTGTCGATCCAGAACTGGCGGAACTGATTGCCGGGCAGCTCGGGCTGGAATTCGAGATCACAAATGCCTCCTTTCCGGGATTGATACCGGGCCTGCAGTCCAATCAGTGGGATATTGCCATTTCGTCAATGAGCGACACCGAGGAACGCCGACAGGCAGTCGACTTCGTGGACTACTTCGTTGCCGGCGGTGCCATTATGGTCAACAAGGGAAACCCTGAGGGCATTACCAACATCTCGGACCTATGCGGCCTGAACGTGGTCGGAGCCAAGGGATCTTCGAACCTGGCCATCCTGCAGGACTACTCGGAGTCTGAGTGCAGCGAACCGATGACCATTTCGGAGTCCGAAGACGCCCCCACAGGATTGCTTCAGCTAGATACCGGCCGCGCTGTCGCTACGGTTGTTGACTATCCCGTCGCCGCGGAGCTCGCTGCCAAGTCCGGCAAGTACGAAGTTTTGGAGGAACAGTACGAAGCCGGCCCTTGGGGCATTGCTATAGACAAGTCTGACCCGGAGCTGACTAACGCTGTGAAGACTGCGCTGCAGGAACTGATCGAAGATGGCCGTTATCAGACCCTGCTGGAGAAATACGGAGTAGCCAACGCCGGCGTCGAGGTCGCTGAAATCAATGCCGGCCAGTGA
- a CDS encoding VOC family protein, with translation MNLNIFNSFLPQTDPDESLAFYRDALGFEVRNDVGYEGMRWITVGPPDQPDVSVVLYPPTADPAVTEEETRMIAEMMAKGTFATLVLSSPDVDAAFEGVMSAGAEVIQEPTDQPYGIRDCAFRDPAGNQIRINGV, from the coding sequence ATGAACCTGAACATATTCAACAGTTTCCTGCCCCAGACCGACCCAGACGAGTCGCTCGCCTTCTACCGTGATGCCCTCGGATTCGAGGTGAGGAACGACGTCGGCTACGAGGGGATGCGCTGGATTACGGTGGGTCCGCCGGACCAGCCGGATGTCTCCGTGGTGCTCTACCCGCCGACGGCTGACCCCGCCGTCACCGAGGAAGAGACCCGGATGATTGCCGAGATGATGGCCAAGGGCACCTTTGCAACGCTCGTCCTCTCCTCTCCGGACGTGGATGCGGCGTTTGAGGGAGTGATGTCTGCCGGCGCCGAAGTCATCCAGGAGCCCACCGACCAGCCCTACGGAATCCGCGACTGCGCCTTCCGTGATCCCGCGGGCAACCAGATCCGCATCAACGGCGTTTGA
- a CDS encoding LysR family transcriptional regulator — protein MTGMLSFARLLALLEVSRTGSISAAAKRLQLTPSAVSHQISTLEREVETKLIERGPRGVWLTAAGSRLAEYSESVAELMHRAEQEIRELGGGERGRLSLGFFASAGLQLVPTALSAFMTGRPHVELNLIPGQPHELVPRLLSTELDVAVVFDYSAGPPKTSPGRTPNVTYEPLLVDPHFIAVPPGYRPRARGFISIADLSGEQWIATEGMDNEVALVDRICAAAGYTPNVRCRTDHYDVTLGMVSAGLGFALVPALSLGPVAERSRVPLRTLSTPHPSARHIRVATRADNPNPLVPAFIEHLQNTAQRLGAEMRQLADAVDAASS, from the coding sequence ATGACGGGCATGCTGTCCTTCGCCCGCCTGCTCGCCCTGCTTGAAGTCTCCCGGACGGGCAGCATCTCGGCCGCCGCCAAACGCCTCCAGCTGACTCCTTCCGCGGTATCGCACCAGATCTCCACGCTCGAGCGCGAAGTGGAGACCAAGCTCATCGAGCGGGGGCCACGGGGTGTGTGGCTCACCGCCGCGGGCAGCCGGCTCGCGGAGTACAGCGAGTCCGTTGCGGAACTGATGCACCGGGCGGAGCAGGAGATCCGGGAGCTCGGCGGGGGTGAACGCGGTCGACTGAGCCTGGGGTTTTTTGCCTCGGCCGGGCTTCAACTGGTTCCCACCGCCCTGTCCGCGTTTATGACCGGACGGCCCCATGTTGAACTGAACCTCATTCCCGGGCAGCCGCATGAGTTGGTTCCGCGCCTGCTCAGCACGGAACTCGACGTCGCCGTCGTTTTTGACTATTCGGCGGGACCGCCCAAAACCAGCCCGGGCAGGACGCCGAACGTCACTTACGAGCCGCTGCTGGTAGACCCGCACTTCATTGCAGTGCCCCCGGGATACCGGCCTCGCGCTCGCGGATTCATCAGCATCGCGGATCTCTCTGGCGAGCAGTGGATTGCCACCGAGGGAATGGATAACGAGGTGGCCCTCGTGGACCGGATCTGCGCCGCAGCCGGGTACACCCCTAACGTCCGTTGCCGGACAGACCACTACGACGTCACCCTTGGCATGGTCTCGGCGGGCCTCGGCTTCGCACTCGTTCCCGCGCTGAGCCTGGGGCCCGTCGCGGAACGCAGCCGGGTACCACTGCGTACCCTCTCTACCCCGCATCCGTCGGCACGGCATATCCGGGTGGCTACCCGAGCGGACAATCCCAATCCGCTGGTGCCCGCCTTTATAGAGCATCTTCAGAACACTGCGCAACGGCTGGGTGCTGAGATGAGACAGTTGGCAGACGCGGTCGATGCGGCCTCCTCCTGA
- a CDS encoding class I SAM-dependent methyltransferase, translated as MRKETLWEAKKRQNPEHSAWYIERFEKMRQDGADLAGEARLVDAMLPRGARILDAGCGPGRVGGELARRGHDVVGVDVDPELIAAAQKDFPDLPWFTMDLTELDLPAQGITEPFDLIVSAGNVMAFLAPGTAPDALARMAAHLAPNGRIVVGFGAGRGYDFGTFFEDASSVGLTVQQKFSTWDLRPFDVESDFLVAVLGRR; from the coding sequence GTGCGCAAAGAAACCCTGTGGGAAGCCAAAAAACGCCAGAACCCGGAGCATTCAGCCTGGTACATCGAACGCTTCGAGAAGATGCGCCAGGACGGCGCCGACCTTGCTGGTGAAGCCCGGCTGGTGGACGCGATGCTGCCGCGCGGCGCCCGGATCCTTGACGCCGGCTGCGGCCCGGGACGCGTGGGCGGGGAGCTCGCCCGCCGCGGGCACGACGTCGTCGGCGTGGACGTTGACCCGGAACTGATTGCCGCCGCGCAAAAGGACTTCCCGGACCTGCCGTGGTTCACCATGGACCTGACCGAACTCGATCTGCCGGCTCAGGGCATCACGGAGCCGTTCGACCTGATTGTCAGCGCTGGAAACGTCATGGCGTTCCTGGCCCCGGGCACCGCACCGGACGCCTTGGCACGCATGGCCGCGCATCTGGCCCCGAACGGACGCATCGTCGTCGGCTTCGGTGCCGGCCGCGGCTACGACTTCGGCACGTTTTTCGAAGACGCTTCCTCCGTGGGACTGACCGTGCAGCAGAAGTTCTCCACCTGGGACCTGCGGCCGTTCGACGTCGAATCGGACTTCCTGGTCGCTGTCCTGGGGCGCCGCTAA
- a CDS encoding serine hydrolase: MPVSSAYCDGVPRISYLAVDVAGRVLAAREADAVFYSASTIKLAVLIAAARQVDAGQLSLQLPVTVRDRFPSRIPDAGDFAFDPAEVDRGMPPVGGTISLAAALGRMIYASSNSATNMVLELTGMEAAAEALHLCGASSSRLERLISDHPARDAGFTHETTAADLARIMHTIVSGAAAGPASTRFMMKQLRRQEHSVIGTTLPAPTDWGSKSGWVDGIHHDVAFIGTPGDAGSYVLAVCTQGFEQEQAVEIIRSIAWAVQSGATVSLP, from the coding sequence ATGCCCGTGAGTTCCGCCTACTGCGACGGCGTTCCAAGGATCTCCTATCTGGCCGTTGACGTGGCTGGCCGGGTACTGGCCGCCCGCGAAGCCGATGCTGTTTTCTACTCCGCCAGCACCATCAAACTCGCTGTCCTGATCGCTGCGGCGCGGCAGGTAGATGCGGGCCAGCTCAGCCTGCAGCTGCCAGTCACGGTCAGGGACCGGTTCCCCAGCCGCATCCCCGACGCCGGGGACTTCGCCTTCGACCCTGCAGAGGTGGACCGCGGGATGCCTCCGGTCGGCGGCACCATTTCCTTGGCCGCGGCCCTGGGTCGCATGATCTATGCCTCCTCCAACTCCGCGACGAACATGGTGCTGGAACTGACAGGCATGGAAGCGGCGGCCGAAGCCCTCCATCTCTGCGGGGCCTCGTCGTCGCGCCTGGAACGTCTCATCAGCGATCATCCCGCCCGGGATGCCGGTTTCACCCATGAAACGACGGCGGCGGACCTGGCCCGGATCATGCACACCATCGTGTCCGGTGCTGCGGCAGGACCTGCCAGCACCCGGTTCATGATGAAGCAACTACGGCGTCAGGAGCACTCCGTAATTGGTACGACGCTCCCCGCCCCCACCGATTGGGGCAGCAAATCCGGGTGGGTAGACGGCATCCACCACGACGTTGCGTTCATCGGCACACCCGGTGATGCAGGTTCCTATGTCCTTGCTGTCTGCACCCAGGGTTTCGAACAGGAGCAGGCAGTGGAGATCATCCGCTCTATCGCTTGGGCGGTGCAGTCTGGGGCGACTGTTTCGCTGCCATGA
- a CDS encoding amino acid ABC transporter permease, producing the protein MIPLNAKRAPAWGRWIGGAAASVFALWVLYVLVVTPNIHWDVVANFLTAGPVLEGLWVTIALSAISMVVGIVIGLVVAVMQLSKNPVLRLVAGAFSWFFRGTPLLVQLLFWFNLGVIFPRLEFGIPFGGPKLFGVEASIITPFVAGLLGLAINEGAYMSQIIRAGILSVDSGQREAAEAMGMSRGRIMSRIILPQAMRIILPPTGNQFISMLKTSSLVSIIAGSDLMTVVQRIYLGNFEVISMLIVASIWYLVLTTVATVGQHFLEKKYSKGFDGRTPVRKKVLANLSPPSSRKPGHHE; encoded by the coding sequence GTGATTCCTCTCAATGCCAAGCGTGCTCCCGCGTGGGGCCGGTGGATCGGCGGTGCGGCCGCCTCCGTTTTCGCGCTCTGGGTCCTCTACGTCCTAGTAGTGACGCCGAATATCCACTGGGACGTGGTGGCCAACTTCCTTACGGCCGGCCCGGTCCTGGAGGGCCTCTGGGTGACCATTGCCCTCAGCGCCATCTCCATGGTCGTCGGAATTGTCATCGGTCTGGTGGTTGCGGTCATGCAGCTCTCCAAAAATCCGGTCCTGCGGCTCGTCGCGGGTGCCTTCTCCTGGTTCTTCCGCGGCACTCCTCTGCTTGTGCAACTGCTTTTCTGGTTCAACCTCGGCGTGATTTTTCCCCGGCTGGAATTCGGCATTCCGTTCGGCGGGCCCAAGCTCTTCGGAGTGGAGGCGTCCATCATCACTCCATTTGTTGCGGGCCTTCTGGGCCTGGCAATCAACGAAGGCGCCTACATGTCCCAAATCATCCGGGCCGGAATCCTCTCGGTTGACAGCGGGCAGCGTGAAGCGGCAGAAGCCATGGGGATGTCCCGGGGCCGCATTATGAGCCGCATCATTCTGCCCCAAGCCATGCGAATCATCCTGCCGCCCACCGGTAACCAGTTCATTTCCATGCTCAAGACCTCCTCGCTGGTCTCGATCATCGCCGGCTCCGACCTTATGACGGTGGTCCAGCGGATCTATTTGGGCAATTTCGAGGTGATCTCGATGCTGATCGTCGCTTCCATCTGGTACCTGGTCCTCACCACGGTGGCCACCGTCGGCCAGCACTTTCTGGAGAAAAAGTACTCCAAGGGCTTTGACGGCAGAACTCCCGTGCGGAAGAAGGTACTGGCAAATCTCTCCCCGCCATCCTCGAGAAAGCCAGGGCACCATGAATAA
- a CDS encoding DNA polymerase IV, which yields MLHVDLDQFIAAVEVLRRPELAGKPIIVGGRGDPTERAVVSTASYEARAFGVGSGMPLRIAARKVPDAVLLPVDAEAYLAASDEVMATLRAQPGAVVQVLGWDEAFVGVETGDPAAYARQIQAVVLERTQLHCSVGIGDTLVRAKNATDFGKPAGIFRLTAENWLDVMGAKTTKELWGVGNKISARLAKLGIKTVAELAAADPQALVPEFGPKMGPWYASLGRGDGSGTVDDTPWVARGHSRETTFQTNLTEPEQVHDAVTQLAAEVLKDVAAEGRPVIGLTLKVRYAPFTTKTHARKIPETFDRAEVLARALDLAGAIEAGRPIRLLGLRAEMRMPDDARQGHTPTRGGW from the coding sequence GTGCTGCACGTCGACCTCGACCAGTTCATCGCGGCGGTCGAGGTGCTCCGGCGCCCGGAACTGGCGGGCAAGCCCATCATCGTCGGCGGGCGTGGCGATCCCACCGAACGCGCCGTCGTCTCCACTGCATCGTATGAAGCCCGGGCCTTCGGCGTCGGTTCAGGAATGCCGCTGCGCATCGCGGCCAGGAAGGTGCCCGACGCCGTGCTGCTCCCGGTGGATGCCGAGGCTTACCTCGCCGCCTCGGATGAGGTGATGGCCACCCTGCGCGCCCAGCCGGGCGCCGTCGTGCAGGTCCTGGGCTGGGACGAAGCGTTCGTCGGCGTCGAAACCGGGGACCCCGCAGCGTACGCCCGGCAGATCCAGGCCGTAGTGCTGGAACGGACGCAGCTGCATTGCAGTGTGGGCATCGGTGACACCCTGGTCCGCGCCAAGAACGCCACAGATTTCGGCAAGCCCGCCGGCATCTTCCGCCTCACGGCGGAGAACTGGCTCGACGTCATGGGCGCCAAAACCACCAAGGAACTGTGGGGTGTCGGCAACAAGATCTCCGCCAGACTGGCCAAGCTCGGCATCAAGACGGTCGCCGAGCTGGCTGCGGCGGATCCGCAGGCGCTGGTGCCGGAGTTCGGCCCGAAGATGGGCCCTTGGTATGCCTCGCTGGGACGCGGGGACGGCTCCGGCACGGTCGATGACACTCCCTGGGTGGCCCGCGGACACAGCCGCGAGACCACGTTCCAGACGAACCTCACCGAACCGGAGCAGGTGCACGACGCCGTCACGCAGCTGGCCGCCGAGGTCCTCAAGGATGTGGCGGCGGAGGGGCGGCCCGTCATCGGCCTGACCCTGAAGGTCCGGTACGCGCCGTTCACCACCAAGACCCACGCCCGGAAGATCCCCGAGACCTTCGACCGCGCCGAGGTCCTGGCGCGGGCGCTGGACCTGGCAGGCGCGATCGAAGCCGGGCGGCCGATCCGGCTGCTCGGGCTGCGGGCCGAAATGAGGATGCCCGACGATGCCCGGCAGGGCCACACTCCGACCCGCGGCGGGTGGTAA
- a CDS encoding amino acid ABC transporter ATP-binding protein, with protein sequence MNNLIVHARSVRKSFGENIILKGIDLSISAGEVVCIIGPSGSGKTTLLRCLNRLETIDSGRVWINGELLGFVEQPDGTLLERRYDDLRRQRQGIGMVFQRFNLFPHMTALENVVEGPWKIKGEQHAAAVARSADLLTSVGLGDRMHFHPAQLSGGQQQRVAIARALAMEPQVMLFDEPTSALDPELVGEVLAVMQDLADSGMTMVVVTHEMSFARTVADRVIFMADGVVVESGSAEQVLSDPQHQRTADFLARVR encoded by the coding sequence ATGAATAACCTGATCGTCCATGCCCGTTCCGTCCGGAAAAGTTTCGGGGAGAACATTATCCTGAAGGGCATTGACCTCTCGATTTCTGCCGGGGAGGTCGTCTGCATCATCGGCCCATCGGGCTCGGGCAAAACCACCCTGCTGCGCTGCCTCAACCGCCTGGAAACCATCGATTCCGGCCGGGTCTGGATCAACGGAGAGCTGCTGGGGTTCGTGGAACAGCCGGACGGGACGCTCCTGGAACGCCGGTACGACGATCTGCGCCGCCAGCGCCAGGGCATCGGCATGGTTTTCCAGCGCTTCAACCTCTTTCCGCACATGACGGCGCTGGAGAATGTGGTGGAAGGCCCGTGGAAGATCAAGGGTGAACAACATGCAGCGGCGGTGGCGCGCTCCGCGGACCTGCTGACCAGCGTGGGACTCGGGGACAGGATGCATTTCCATCCGGCCCAGCTTTCCGGCGGCCAACAGCAACGCGTTGCCATTGCACGGGCGCTGGCCATGGAACCCCAGGTGATGCTCTTCGATGAACCTACCTCGGCACTGGACCCGGAGCTGGTCGGAGAGGTGCTGGCTGTGATGCAGGACCTTGCAGACTCCGGGATGACGATGGTGGTGGTCACGCATGAGATGTCCTTCGCCCGGACGGTTGCCGACAGGGTGATCTTTATGGCGGACGGTGTCGTGGTGGAGTCCGGCAGTGCCGAACAGGTCCTCTCAGACCCTCAACATCAACGCACCGCCGACTTCCTGGCCAGGGTCCGCTAG
- a CDS encoding N-acyl-D-amino-acid deacylase family protein, whose amino-acid sequence MPGDYLLRGGLVVDGSGAAAVQSDVALSNGRIVPPGTITPQDATVIDVTGLVVSPGFIDVHTHSDATALDARSTPPDLAWAAARQGVTTEIAGNCGYSLFPSAQDSAHADSLRDFCTALLGPAGSPVPGMEGFAASHNKAARVNNIASLQGHSSLRAAVLGFAQRRATPEETDQMCTLLDDALNAGAAGWSSGLIYPPGTYADTAELIALGRVSARHRVPYVTHLRDEMSRVEAALDEALEISRRSGTALHVSHHKTAGRNGVGKSATTLAMMDAARSEGLDVTCDVYPYVAGSTSLHAMLPPWASAGGFQALLARLAEPVQRERMRASIEHGEPGWENTIGNGGWDRIDIAGAPKHPAAEGHSIAKLAAQAGQDPVDFVADLLLAETGAVTIISHSMDEADMQRVMAHPGTMIGSDGVPRDGKPHPRWAGTFARVLGRYVRELGLLSLEDAVLRMTALPAQRFGLADRGSLVPGAVADVVVFDPAAVEDRATFTEPLRRPIGIEHVFVAGREILCGQRLTGAAPGVTVRRRA is encoded by the coding sequence GTGCCAGGCGATTACCTGCTGCGGGGTGGGCTGGTGGTCGACGGCAGCGGGGCCGCCGCCGTGCAGTCCGACGTCGCTCTGTCCAACGGCCGCATCGTGCCGCCCGGAACCATCACCCCTCAGGACGCCACCGTCATCGACGTAACCGGCCTGGTGGTCAGCCCGGGATTCATCGACGTACACACTCACTCCGACGCCACTGCACTGGACGCCCGTTCCACTCCACCGGACCTGGCCTGGGCCGCGGCACGGCAGGGCGTCACCACGGAAATCGCCGGCAACTGCGGCTACTCCCTGTTCCCCTCCGCCCAAGACAGCGCCCACGCCGACAGCTTGCGGGACTTCTGCACGGCGCTGCTCGGCCCCGCTGGTTCTCCTGTTCCCGGGATGGAAGGCTTCGCCGCAAGCCACAATAAGGCGGCACGAGTTAACAACATCGCGTCATTGCAGGGGCATTCGAGCCTCCGAGCCGCAGTGCTTGGATTCGCCCAGCGCAGGGCAACACCGGAAGAAACCGACCAGATGTGCACGCTGTTGGACGATGCCCTCAACGCCGGGGCGGCAGGGTGGTCATCCGGACTCATCTATCCGCCGGGAACCTACGCCGATACCGCTGAACTCATCGCCCTGGGGCGGGTTTCTGCCAGGCACCGGGTGCCCTATGTGACACATCTGCGGGATGAAATGAGCCGCGTAGAAGCGGCCCTTGACGAAGCCTTGGAGATCTCCCGGCGCTCAGGCACAGCACTGCATGTTTCACACCATAAGACCGCTGGCAGGAACGGCGTTGGAAAGTCCGCCACGACGCTGGCGATGATGGACGCCGCCCGGTCGGAGGGCCTGGACGTCACCTGCGATGTGTACCCATATGTGGCCGGCAGCACCTCCCTGCACGCGATGCTCCCGCCCTGGGCATCAGCGGGCGGGTTCCAGGCCCTGCTTGCCCGACTGGCAGAACCAGTTCAGCGGGAGCGAATGCGGGCCTCCATCGAACACGGTGAGCCCGGCTGGGAGAACACCATCGGCAACGGCGGCTGGGACCGCATCGACATCGCCGGGGCGCCGAAGCACCCGGCCGCCGAAGGGCACAGCATCGCCAAACTGGCAGCACAGGCCGGGCAGGATCCGGTGGACTTCGTTGCTGACCTGCTGCTGGCAGAAACCGGTGCCGTCACGATCATTTCCCACTCCATGGACGAGGCGGATATGCAACGGGTAATGGCCCACCCGGGCACAATGATCGGTTCGGACGGGGTCCCGCGTGACGGCAAACCACACCCGCGCTGGGCCGGTACATTCGCGCGTGTGCTGGGCCGGTATGTGCGTGAACTTGGCCTGCTCTCCCTCGAAGACGCCGTCCTGCGGATGACGGCGCTGCCGGCACAGCGGTTCGGGCTGGCAGACAGGGGTTCGCTCGTTCCCGGTGCCGTGGCCGACGTCGTCGTTTTTGATCCGGCGGCGGTGGAGGACCGGGCGACGTTTACCGAGCCGCTGCGGCGGCCGATTGGCATTGAGCACGTCTTCGTCGCCGGGCGAGAGATACTCTGCGGCCAGCGGTTGACCGGGGCGGCACCGGGCGTGACCGTGCGGCGCCGGGCCTGA
- a CDS encoding helix-turn-helix transcriptional regulator: MPTAADRHLQDLVILRRVRDRIDREYAQPLNVEALARDAHMSSGHLSREFKRAFGEAPYSYLMTRRIERAMALLRRGDLSVTEVCFAVGCSSLGTFSTRFTELVGIPPSTYRREQAEAMKGIPSCVAKNVSKPVRNREAQAAGR; encoded by the coding sequence ATGCCCACCGCAGCAGACCGGCATCTTCAGGACCTGGTGATCCTCCGCCGGGTGCGGGACCGGATCGACCGGGAATATGCCCAGCCGCTCAACGTGGAGGCGCTCGCCCGCGATGCCCACATGTCCTCGGGCCATTTGAGCCGCGAGTTCAAGCGGGCCTTTGGCGAGGCGCCCTATTCCTACCTGATGACCCGGCGGATCGAGCGGGCCATGGCGCTGCTACGCCGCGGCGACCTCTCCGTTACCGAGGTGTGCTTCGCCGTCGGCTGTTCATCGCTGGGAACCTTCAGCACCCGCTTCACGGAACTGGTGGGCATCCCGCCCAGCACCTACCGCCGTGAGCAGGCCGAAGCAATGAAGGGCATCCCGTCCTGCGTGGCAAAGAACGTCTCCAAACCGGTCAGGAATAGAGAAGCGCAGGCTGCGGGGCGGTAA
- a CDS encoding FadR/GntR family transcriptional regulator: protein MSLPHAALPARFSAQNRSRALQAEIMELILERDLEAGDALPTEAELVAALGIGRNTLREALKVLQSLGVVEIRHGFGMFVAPANFDALADGLTFRGRLSLRHEGKEALQLVDVRQALEAGLIGEAMDLWTPEHLAEIEATVQEMEAEAAAGNSFIEVDEKFHYQLFEPLGNELLSNLMSVFWKVYSKIHLELGGDPLVNLMENAAVHRGILEAVKSGDKELASERLRRHFDGIREQLAKLPVAP, encoded by the coding sequence CTGAGCCTGCCCCACGCTGCACTGCCGGCGCGCTTCAGTGCCCAGAACCGTTCACGGGCGCTGCAGGCCGAAATCATGGAACTGATCCTCGAGCGCGATCTCGAAGCCGGCGACGCACTTCCCACCGAAGCTGAACTGGTCGCCGCGCTGGGGATCGGCCGCAACACACTGCGTGAAGCACTCAAGGTACTCCAGTCACTGGGTGTGGTGGAGATCCGCCACGGCTTCGGCATGTTCGTGGCTCCGGCGAACTTCGACGCCTTGGCAGACGGGCTGACCTTCCGCGGCCGCCTCTCCCTGCGCCACGAAGGCAAGGAAGCCCTGCAGCTGGTGGATGTCCGGCAGGCGCTCGAAGCGGGCCTGATCGGCGAGGCCATGGACCTGTGGACGCCCGAACACCTTGCCGAAATCGAGGCAACCGTCCAGGAAATGGAAGCAGAGGCGGCCGCTGGGAATTCCTTCATCGAGGTGGATGAGAAGTTCCACTACCAGCTCTTTGAACCGCTGGGAAACGAACTGCTCTCCAACTTGATGTCCGTTTTCTGGAAGGTCTACAGCAAGATCCACCTTGAGCTGGGCGGGGATCCGCTGGTCAACCTCATGGAGAACGCAGCAGTGCACCGGGGGATCCTCGAAGCGGTGAAGTCGGGAGACAAGGAACTCGCGTCCGAACGGCTTCGGCGGCACTTTGACGGTATCCGGGAACAGCTGGCTAAGCTGCCGGTTGCTCCATGA